A genomic region of Zygotorulaspora mrakii chromosome 7, complete sequence contains the following coding sequences:
- the HXK2 gene encoding hexokinase 2 (similar to Saccharomyces cerevisiae HXK1 (YFR053C) and HXK2 (YGL253W); ancestral locus Anc_3.581): protein MVHLGPKKPPARKGSMADIPKDLMEQIHGLEVIFGVQPEKLRAVVKHFITELNKGLSKKGGNIPMIPGWVMEYPTGKESGDYLAIDLGGTNLRVVLIKLGGDRTFDATQSKYKLPDAMRTTQNHEELWGFIAECLDAFLKEQFPEGVTGKLPLGFTFSYPCSQSKITEGILQRWTKGFDIPGVEGKDVVPMLQKQLEKKQLPIEVVALINDTTGTLVASLYTDSETKMGVIFGTGVNGAYYDVCSGIEKLEGKLPSDITSDSLMAINCEYGSFDNEHLVLPRTKYDVMVDEQSPRPGQQAFEKMSSGYYLGELVRLVLLDLHDQGFMFANQDLTKLKTPYIMDTSFPSRIEDDPFENLEDTDDIFNKELGVQTTIHERKLIRRLCELIGTRSARLSVCGIAAICQKRNYETAHIAADGSVFNRYPGFKERAAEGLRDIYNWKVTNPKDYPIKIVPSEDGSGAGAAIIAALTQKRLAAGKSVGTLDSE, encoded by the coding sequence ATGGTTCATTTAGGTCCAAAGAAACCACCAGCCAGAAAGGGCTCTATGGCCGACATTCCAAAGGATTTGATGGAACAAATTCACGGTTTGGAGGTCATCTTCGGCGTTCAGCCTGAAAAGTTGAGAGCCGTTGTCAAGCACTTCATTACCGAATTGAACAAGGGTCTGAGTAAGAAGGGTGGTAACATCCCTATGATTCCAGGTTGGGTCATGGAGTACCCAACCGGTAAAGAGTCAGGTGACTACTTGGCCATCGACTTGGGTGGTACAAATCTGAGAGTTGTCTTGATCAAGCTAGGTGGTGACCGTACTTTTGACGCTACCCAATCAAAGTATAAACTGCCTGACGCTATGAGAACCACACAAAACCACGAGGAATTGTGGGGCTTCATTGCTGAGTGTTTGGATGCTTTCCTAAAGGAACAATTCCCAGAAGGTGTTACTGGAAAATTGCCATTGGGTTTCACTTTCTCATACCCATGTTCTCAAAGTAAGATTACAGAGGGTATTCTGCAAAGATGGACTAAGGGTTTCGATATCCCAGGTGTTGAAGGTAAGGACGTTGTTCCAATGCTGCAAaaacaattggaaaagaaacagcTTCCAATCGAAGTCGTTGCTTTGATCAATGATACCACTGGTACTTTGGTTGCCTCCTTGTACACCGATTCTGAGACTAAGATGGGTGTTATCTTTGGTACCGGTGTCAATGGTGCTTATTACGATGTCTGCAGCGGTATCGAAAAGCTTGAAGGTAAATTACCTTCAGACATTACGTCAGATTCTTTGATGGCTATTAACTGTGAATATGGTTCCTTTGACAACGAACATCTTGTCTTACCAAGAACCAAATATGATGTCATGGTCGATGAACAATCTCCTAGACCAGGTCAACAAGCTTTCGAAAAGATGTCATCAGGCTACTATTTGGGTGAGCTAGTTCGTCTGGTCTTACTTGATTTGCACGATCAGGGTTTCATGTTCGCAAACCAAGATTTGACCAAATTGAAGACTCCATATATTATGGATACCTCTTTCCCATCAAGAATCGAAGATGATCCTTTCGAGAATTTGGAAGATACTGAtgacattttcaacaaagaatTAGGTGTTCAAACCACAATTCATGAACGTAAGTTGATTAGACGTCTTTGTGAATTGATCGGTACCAGATCTGCTAGATTATCTGTGTGTGGTATCGCTGCCATTtgtcaaaagagaaattatGAAACCGCTCATATCGCTGCTGATGGTTCCGTCTTCAACAGATACCCtggtttcaaagaaagagccGCTGAAGGTTTGAGAGATATTTACAACTGGAAAGTTACCAATCCAAAGGACTACCCAATCAAGATTGTTCCTTCTGAAGATGGTTCAGGTGCTGGTGCAGCTATTATTGCTGCTTTAACTCAAAAGAGACTTGCTGCCGGTAAATCTGTTGGTACTCTAGACTCTGAATGA